One window of Gammaproteobacteria bacterium genomic DNA carries:
- a CDS encoding TIGR01458 family HAD-type hydrolase, which produces MAALLFDIDGVLYQENAALPGASEALAWCAGRGIPHLFLTNTTSRPRRQIRERLAGLGMEVKLQDLLTPPVAAANWLRQNLGEAAVALFVPRDTREEFAEFPLHEDDPRRRVGAVVVGDLAQDWDFRTLNRAFRLLTRQQGTVLAALGMTRYWQGQDGLQLDTGPFVVALQYASGIAPRVFGKPEAGFFREALATLGQPAAESFIVGDDIRSDIGGGQEAGLRGILVRTGKFRPQDLELPIKPYAVLDSVADLPAWWQARVSS; this is translated from the coding sequence TCGGAAGCCCTTGCCTGGTGCGCGGGGCGGGGCATCCCGCACCTGTTCCTCACCAACACCACCTCCCGGCCTAGACGGCAAATCCGGGAAAGGCTGGCCGGCCTCGGCATGGAGGTGAAGTTACAAGACTTGCTGACGCCGCCGGTCGCCGCCGCCAACTGGTTGCGGCAGAACCTGGGAGAGGCCGCCGTGGCGCTGTTCGTGCCCAGGGATACGCGGGAGGAATTCGCCGAATTCCCGTTGCACGAGGACGACCCGCGGCGCCGGGTGGGGGCCGTGGTCGTAGGCGACCTGGCCCAGGACTGGGATTTCCGTACGCTGAACCGCGCCTTCCGACTGCTGACGAGGCAGCAGGGGACGGTCCTGGCGGCGCTGGGCATGACGCGCTATTGGCAGGGGCAGGACGGCCTGCAGTTGGATACGGGGCCCTTTGTTGTTGCGCTGCAATATGCCAGCGGCATTGCGCCGCGAGTCTTCGGCAAGCCGGAGGCCGGCTTTTTCCGGGAGGCGCTGGCCACCCTCGGCCAGCCGGCAGCAGAGAGCTTCATCGTCGGCGACGACATCCGTTCCGACATAGGCGGCGGCCAGGAGGCGGGTTTGCGCGGCATCCTGGTCCGTACCGGCAAGTTCCGGCCGCAGGACCTGGAACTGCCGATCAAGCCTTATGCCGTGCTCGATTCGGTGGCAGATCTTCCCGCTTGGTGGCAGGCGCGCGTTTCCTCCTGA